Proteins from one Hemibagrus wyckioides isolate EC202008001 linkage group LG16, SWU_Hwy_1.0, whole genome shotgun sequence genomic window:
- the cux1a gene encoding homeobox protein cut-like 1 isoform X6 produces the protein MAAARAGSMCQRWKRFDLQQLQKDLDVAANALASTQHENEQTRKKLTDQSDELKKHTPEDLHEHITPLLKGFQSEIDALCERSKESEAAFLSVYKRLIDVPDPVSALEAVQQLQVAVIKMRDVEAENQKLRERLQEYDREVAEVKGHEETIKVLREKLESYEHLIQCETKVKDEEEERCAGAERPCENEAAMMVDVETANQALEAELLVKQREVERLMEDVQKLQSSLTELTDSTANQIRELQQQLDSRHALLQELEEKLEAQSDYEEIKRELRVLRAMELGSSERPAEQGSPRGQEDGGQDRDGVQKQTSSRDLSGSAEKRLPASPSTTPPPPDHTHSQTPPLSQVLLKSKAPSESSCSFSTDLFRHSFSSTFPQISGKSSTSFLQRTFGQNLYSADPHAEEELDTAEIARQVKEQLMKHNIGQRVFGHYVLGLSQGSVSEILARPKPWNKLTVRGKEPFHKMRHFLSDEQNILTLRSIQGRQRGNITSRIRVPESSSTESLEGVHSSLSDDKLPSVLDVQQVASIPTMTSDLSDSWRKQWWSTIHCEQHKDTDTQEDTEAGNMASEIPVSSQDYWKDQSSTESSFSRRSEQNLQMSNTNETPHSSPVLPSSSSSSSSLQTKQMKATMTPLTSEQYERFMYLEVDTVELTQQVKEKLAKNGICQRVFGEKVLGLSQGSVSDMLSRPKQWTKLTQKGREPFIRMQLWLEGELQDPMRAETSVSEVSESPGSSSEELIKLVRDQQEEAEPESHDTAVRMQEVAVMQLELDTYSISQRVRQVLSDNNLGQRLFGEAVLGLTQGSVSDLLARPKPWHRLSVKGREPFVRMQRWLNDTNNIHKLREIKHTERKVYLKRRVSSVCEDSVVDSGVCVGESGQECVPQLKKSRVIITAQEKEALRKAYEEKPYPSPGTIEELAQQLGLKASTVTNWFHNYRSRIRRGIIMEAAAGKSDSVSDTQTSEVQEHAEDSSFNFPESSASPGVLRDSSLRRRKVANLNSIIHRLEQAASRDEAHDGDVCESQDVSVECVNASSSG, from the exons aCCCTGTGTCTGCGTTAGAGGCGGTGCAGCAGCTGCAGGTTGCAGTGATTAAGATGCGTGACGTGGAGGCAGAGAATCAGAAGCTGAGGGAGAGACTGCAGGAGTACGACAGAGAGGTtgcagaggtcaaaggtcacg AAGAAACCATTAAAGTTTTGAGGGAGAAGTTGGAGTCTTACGAACATTTAATTCAGTGTGAAACGAAAGTcaaggatgaagaagaagagcgCTGTGCAGGAGCAGAAAG ACCCTGTGAGAATGAAGCAGCGATGATGGTGGATGTAGAAACAGCCAATCAG gctctgGAAGCGGAGCTTCTGGTAAAGCAGAGAGAGGTGGAGCGTCTGATGGAGGATGTACAGAAACTTCAGAGCAGCCTGACTGAACTCACCGACtcaacagccaatcagattagagaattacagcagcagcttgaCTCCAGACACGCACTGCtgcag gagCTTGAGGAGAAACTGGAGGCTCAGTCAGATTATGAGGAGATAAAAAGGGAACTGAG AGTCCTGAGAGCCATGGAGCTGGGTTCCTCGGAGCGTCCTGCAGAACAG GGTTCCCCGAGAGGGCAGGAGGATGGTGGGCAGGACAGAGACGGCGTCCAGAAACAAACGAGTAGCAGAGACCTCAGTG GTTCTGCAGAGAAGCGCCTTCCCGCCTCACCCTCcaccacacctcctccacctgaCCACACCCACTCACAGACTCCACCCCTTTCTCAAGTCCTCCTGAAGAGTAAAGCTCCATCTGAGTCGTCCTGCTCGTTTTCTACTGATTTGTTCAGGCACAGCTTCAGCTCTACTTTTCCTCAAATCTCTGGGAAATCCTCTACCTCGTTCCTCCAGCGGACATTTGGTCAGAATCTGTACAGTGCTGACCCGCATGCGGAGGAGGAATTGGACACTGCTGAAATCGCACGGCAGGTGAAGGAGCAGTTGATGAAGCACAACATCGGGCAGCGCGTGTTTGGACACTACGTGCTCGGGTTATCTCAGGGCTCTGTTAGCGAGATCCTCGCTCGCCCCAAACCCTGGAACAAACTCACCGTTCGTGGGAAAGAACCATTCCACAAGATGAGGCACTTCCTGTCTGACGAACAGAACATCCTGACACTGAGGAGCATTCAGGGACGACAGAGAG gtaaTATCACCAGTAGAATTCGTGTTCCTGAAAGCAGCTCGACTGAATCCC TTGAAGGCGTCCACTCCTCTTTATCGGATGACAAACTTCCCTCCGTCCTGGACGTCCAACAGGTGGCATCCATTCCCaccatgacctctgacctttccG ACTCGTGGAGAAAGCAGTGGTGGAGCACCATACACTGTGAACAGCacaaagacacagacacgcagGAAGACACAGAG GCTGGCAACATGGCGTCGGAGATTCCTGTTTCCTCTCAGGATTACTGGAAGGATCAGTCGAGCACAGAGTCTTCATTTAGCAGGAGGTCAGAACAAAATCTTCAGATGTCCAACACAAATGAGACGCCTCACAGCAGCCCAGTGCTACCTTCCTCTTCGTCTTCTTCCTCCTCGCTGCAAACAAAGCAAATGAAAGCCACGATGACGCCGCTTACATCCGAGCAGTACGAACGATTCATGTATCTGGAGGTGGATACGGTGGAGCTCACGCAGCAGGTCAAAGAGAAACTCGCCAAGAACGGCATCTGCCAAAGAGTGTTCGGGGAGAAG GTTCTGGGCCTCTCTCAGGGCAGTGTGAGTGACATGCTCTCTCGGCCAAAGCAGTGGACTAAACTGACTCAGAAAGGCAGAGAGCCGTTTATACGCATGCAGCTGTGGCTTGAAGGAGAACTACAAGACCCCATGaggg CAGAGACTTCAGTCAGTGAAGTCTCAGAGTCTCCTGGAAGCTCGTCTGAGGAGCTCATTAAGCTTGTTAGGGACCAGCAGGAAGAGGCTGAGCCTGAGTCACATGACACGGCAGTCAGAATGCAGGAAGTGGCAGTCATGCAGCTGGAACTCGACACCTACTCCATCAGCCAGAGGGTCAGACAGGTGCTGAGTGATAATAACCTCG gtcagCGTCTGTTTGGCGAGGCTGTTTTAGGTCTGACTCAGGGTTCAGTGTCTGATCTTTTGGCTCGGCCCAAACCGTGGCACAGACTGAGCGTGAAAGGCCGCGAGCCATTTGTGCGAATGCAGCGATGGCTGAACGACACAAACAACATCCACAAACTGAGAGAAAtcaaacacactgagagaaaag tatatctGAAGAGGCGTGTGAGCTCGGTGTGTGAGGACTCTGTAGtggacagtggtgtgtgtgtgggagagtctGGACAGGAGTGTGTTCCTCAGCTGAAGAAGTCTCGGGTCATCATCACTGCACAGGAGAAAGAGGCTCTGAGGAAAGCGTACGAGGAGAAACCATATCCTTCACCAGGAACCATCGAGGAACTCGCACAGCAGCTCGGACTCAAAGCCAGCACTGTCACCAACTGGTTTCACAACTacag GTCTCGTATTCGGCGTGGAATCATCATGGAAGCGGCTGCAGGGAAATCGGACAGCGTCTCCGACACACAGACGAGTGAAGTGCAGGAGCACGCTGAGGACTCCTCCTTCAACTTCCCAGAATCCTCAGCATCACCCGGAGTCCTGAGAGACAGCAGCCTGCGCAGACGCAAAGTCGCCAACCTGAACAGCATCATCCACCGTCTGGAGCAGGCGGCGAGTCGGGACGAGGCCCACGATGGCGACGTGTGTGAGAGTCAGGacgtgagtgtggagtgtgtgaacGCTTCCTCATCAGGGTAA
- the cux1a gene encoding homeobox protein cut-like 1 isoform X3 translates to MAAARAGSMCQRWKRFDLQQLQKDLDVAANALASTQHENEQTRKKLTDQSDELKKHTPEIDALCERSKESEAAFLSVYKRLIDVPDPVSALEAVQQLQVAVIKMRDVEAENQKLRERLQEYDREVAEVKGHEETIKVLREKLESYEHLIQCETKVKDEEEERCAGAERPCENEAAMMVDVETANQALEAELLVKQREVERLMEDVQKLQSSLTELTDSTANQIRELQQQLDSRHALLQELEEKLEAQSDYEEIKRELRVLRAMELGSSERPAEQGSPRGQEDGGQDRDGVQKQTSSRDLSGSAEKRLPASPSTTPPPPDHTHSQTPPLSQVLLKSKAPSESSCSFSTDLFRHSFSSTFPQISGKSSTSFLQRTFGQNLYSADPHAEEELDTAEIARQVKEQLMKHNIGQRVFGHYVLGLSQGSVSEILARPKPWNKLTVRGKEPFHKMRHFLSDEQNILTLRSIQGRQRGNITSRIRVPESSSTESRKSILDQTKRDLQGHKVEGVHSSLSDDKLPSVLDVQQVASIPTMTSDLSGMGSKLLGSSISLLPYSPLELNSANNTSSSPVVDSWRKQWWSTIHCEQHKDTDTQEDTEAGNMASEIPVSSQDYWKDQSSTESSFSRRSEQNLQMSNTNETPHSSPVLPSSSSSSSSLQTKQMKATMTPLTSEQYERFMYLEVDTVELTQQVKEKLAKNGICQRVFGEKVLGLSQGSVSDMLSRPKQWTKLTQKGREPFIRMQLWLEGELQDPMRAETSVSEVSESPGSSSEELIKLVRDQQEEAEPESHDTAVRMQEVAVMQLELDTYSISQRVRQVLSDNNLGQRLFGEAVLGLTQGSVSDLLARPKPWHRLSVKGREPFVRMQRWLNDTNNIHKLREIKHTERKVYLKRRVSSVCEDSVVDSGVCVGESGQECVPQLKKSRVIITAQEKEALRKAYEEKPYPSPGTIEELAQQLGLKASTVTNWFHNYRSRIRRGIIMEAAAGKSDSVSDTQTSEVQEHAEDSSFNFPESSASPGVLRDSSLRRRKVANLNSIIHRLEQAASRDEAHDGDVCESQDVSVECVNASSSG, encoded by the exons aCCCTGTGTCTGCGTTAGAGGCGGTGCAGCAGCTGCAGGTTGCAGTGATTAAGATGCGTGACGTGGAGGCAGAGAATCAGAAGCTGAGGGAGAGACTGCAGGAGTACGACAGAGAGGTtgcagaggtcaaaggtcacg AAGAAACCATTAAAGTTTTGAGGGAGAAGTTGGAGTCTTACGAACATTTAATTCAGTGTGAAACGAAAGTcaaggatgaagaagaagagcgCTGTGCAGGAGCAGAAAG ACCCTGTGAGAATGAAGCAGCGATGATGGTGGATGTAGAAACAGCCAATCAG gctctgGAAGCGGAGCTTCTGGTAAAGCAGAGAGAGGTGGAGCGTCTGATGGAGGATGTACAGAAACTTCAGAGCAGCCTGACTGAACTCACCGACtcaacagccaatcagattagagaattacagcagcagcttgaCTCCAGACACGCACTGCtgcag gagCTTGAGGAGAAACTGGAGGCTCAGTCAGATTATGAGGAGATAAAAAGGGAACTGAG AGTCCTGAGAGCCATGGAGCTGGGTTCCTCGGAGCGTCCTGCAGAACAG GGTTCCCCGAGAGGGCAGGAGGATGGTGGGCAGGACAGAGACGGCGTCCAGAAACAAACGAGTAGCAGAGACCTCAGTG GTTCTGCAGAGAAGCGCCTTCCCGCCTCACCCTCcaccacacctcctccacctgaCCACACCCACTCACAGACTCCACCCCTTTCTCAAGTCCTCCTGAAGAGTAAAGCTCCATCTGAGTCGTCCTGCTCGTTTTCTACTGATTTGTTCAGGCACAGCTTCAGCTCTACTTTTCCTCAAATCTCTGGGAAATCCTCTACCTCGTTCCTCCAGCGGACATTTGGTCAGAATCTGTACAGTGCTGACCCGCATGCGGAGGAGGAATTGGACACTGCTGAAATCGCACGGCAGGTGAAGGAGCAGTTGATGAAGCACAACATCGGGCAGCGCGTGTTTGGACACTACGTGCTCGGGTTATCTCAGGGCTCTGTTAGCGAGATCCTCGCTCGCCCCAAACCCTGGAACAAACTCACCGTTCGTGGGAAAGAACCATTCCACAAGATGAGGCACTTCCTGTCTGACGAACAGAACATCCTGACACTGAGGAGCATTCAGGGACGACAGAGAG gtaaTATCACCAGTAGAATTCGTGTTCCTGAAAGCAGCTCGACTGAATCCCGTAAGTCGATTTTGGATCAGACCAAAAGAGACCTGCAGGGTCACAAAG TTGAAGGCGTCCACTCCTCTTTATCGGATGACAAACTTCCCTCCGTCCTGGACGTCCAACAGGTGGCATCCATTCCCaccatgacctctgacctttccGGTATGGGCTCCAAATTGCTTGGTTCCTCCATTTCTTTGCTGCCGTACTCGCCTCTGGAGCTTAACTCTGCGAACAACACGTCTTCCTCTCCTGTGGTAGACTCGTGGAGAAAGCAGTGGTGGAGCACCATACACTGTGAACAGCacaaagacacagacacgcagGAAGACACAGAG GCTGGCAACATGGCGTCGGAGATTCCTGTTTCCTCTCAGGATTACTGGAAGGATCAGTCGAGCACAGAGTCTTCATTTAGCAGGAGGTCAGAACAAAATCTTCAGATGTCCAACACAAATGAGACGCCTCACAGCAGCCCAGTGCTACCTTCCTCTTCGTCTTCTTCCTCCTCGCTGCAAACAAAGCAAATGAAAGCCACGATGACGCCGCTTACATCCGAGCAGTACGAACGATTCATGTATCTGGAGGTGGATACGGTGGAGCTCACGCAGCAGGTCAAAGAGAAACTCGCCAAGAACGGCATCTGCCAAAGAGTGTTCGGGGAGAAG GTTCTGGGCCTCTCTCAGGGCAGTGTGAGTGACATGCTCTCTCGGCCAAAGCAGTGGACTAAACTGACTCAGAAAGGCAGAGAGCCGTTTATACGCATGCAGCTGTGGCTTGAAGGAGAACTACAAGACCCCATGaggg CAGAGACTTCAGTCAGTGAAGTCTCAGAGTCTCCTGGAAGCTCGTCTGAGGAGCTCATTAAGCTTGTTAGGGACCAGCAGGAAGAGGCTGAGCCTGAGTCACATGACACGGCAGTCAGAATGCAGGAAGTGGCAGTCATGCAGCTGGAACTCGACACCTACTCCATCAGCCAGAGGGTCAGACAGGTGCTGAGTGATAATAACCTCG gtcagCGTCTGTTTGGCGAGGCTGTTTTAGGTCTGACTCAGGGTTCAGTGTCTGATCTTTTGGCTCGGCCCAAACCGTGGCACAGACTGAGCGTGAAAGGCCGCGAGCCATTTGTGCGAATGCAGCGATGGCTGAACGACACAAACAACATCCACAAACTGAGAGAAAtcaaacacactgagagaaaag tatatctGAAGAGGCGTGTGAGCTCGGTGTGTGAGGACTCTGTAGtggacagtggtgtgtgtgtgggagagtctGGACAGGAGTGTGTTCCTCAGCTGAAGAAGTCTCGGGTCATCATCACTGCACAGGAGAAAGAGGCTCTGAGGAAAGCGTACGAGGAGAAACCATATCCTTCACCAGGAACCATCGAGGAACTCGCACAGCAGCTCGGACTCAAAGCCAGCACTGTCACCAACTGGTTTCACAACTacag GTCTCGTATTCGGCGTGGAATCATCATGGAAGCGGCTGCAGGGAAATCGGACAGCGTCTCCGACACACAGACGAGTGAAGTGCAGGAGCACGCTGAGGACTCCTCCTTCAACTTCCCAGAATCCTCAGCATCACCCGGAGTCCTGAGAGACAGCAGCCTGCGCAGACGCAAAGTCGCCAACCTGAACAGCATCATCCACCGTCTGGAGCAGGCGGCGAGTCGGGACGAGGCCCACGATGGCGACGTGTGTGAGAGTCAGGacgtgagtgtggagtgtgtgaacGCTTCCTCATCAGGGTAA
- the cux1a gene encoding homeobox protein cut-like 1 isoform X5 — MAAARAGSMCQRWKRFDLQQLQKDLDVAANALASTQHENEQTRKKLTDQSDELKKHTPEDLHEHITPLLKGFQSEIDALCERSKESEAAFLSVYKRLIDVPDPVSALEAVQQLQVAVIKMRDVEAENQKLRERLQEYDREVAEVKGHEETIKVLREKLESYEHLIQCETKVKDEEEERCAGAERPCENEAAMMVDVETANQALEAELLVKQREVERLMEDVQKLQSSLTELTDSTANQIRELQQQLDSRHALLQELEEKLEAQSDYEEIKRELRVLRAMELGSSERPAEQGSPRGQEDGGQDRDGVQKQTSSRDLSGSAEKRLPASPSTTPPPPDHTHSQTPPLSQVLLKSKAPSESSCSFSTDLFRHSFSSTFPQISGKSSTSFLQRTFGQNLYSADPHAEEELDTAEIARQVKEQLMKHNIGQRVFGHYVLGLSQGSVSEILARPKPWNKLTVRGKEPFHKMRHFLSDEQNILTLRSIQGRQRGNITSRIRVPESSSTESRKSILDQTKRDLQGHKVEGVHSSLSDDKLPSVLDVQQVASIPTMTSDLSDSWRKQWWSTIHCEQHKDTDTQEDTEAGNMASEIPVSSQDYWKDQSSTESSFSRRSEQNLQMSNTNETPHSSPVLPSSSSSSSSLQTKQMKATMTPLTSEQYERFMYLEVDTVELTQQVKEKLAKNGICQRVFGEKVLGLSQGSVSDMLSRPKQWTKLTQKGREPFIRMQLWLEGELQDPMRAETSVSEVSESPGSSSEELIKLVRDQQEEAEPESHDTAVRMQEVAVMQLELDTYSISQRVRQVLSDNNLGQRLFGEAVLGLTQGSVSDLLARPKPWHRLSVKGREPFVRMQRWLNDTNNIHKLREIKHTERKVYLKRRVSSVCEDSVVDSGVCVGESGQECVPQLKKSRVIITAQEKEALRKAYEEKPYPSPGTIEELAQQLGLKASTVTNWFHNYRSRIRRGIIMEAAAGKSDSVSDTQTSEVQEHAEDSSFNFPESSASPGVLRDSSLRRRKVANLNSIIHRLEQAASRDEAHDGDVCESQDVSVECVNASSSG, encoded by the exons aCCCTGTGTCTGCGTTAGAGGCGGTGCAGCAGCTGCAGGTTGCAGTGATTAAGATGCGTGACGTGGAGGCAGAGAATCAGAAGCTGAGGGAGAGACTGCAGGAGTACGACAGAGAGGTtgcagaggtcaaaggtcacg AAGAAACCATTAAAGTTTTGAGGGAGAAGTTGGAGTCTTACGAACATTTAATTCAGTGTGAAACGAAAGTcaaggatgaagaagaagagcgCTGTGCAGGAGCAGAAAG ACCCTGTGAGAATGAAGCAGCGATGATGGTGGATGTAGAAACAGCCAATCAG gctctgGAAGCGGAGCTTCTGGTAAAGCAGAGAGAGGTGGAGCGTCTGATGGAGGATGTACAGAAACTTCAGAGCAGCCTGACTGAACTCACCGACtcaacagccaatcagattagagaattacagcagcagcttgaCTCCAGACACGCACTGCtgcag gagCTTGAGGAGAAACTGGAGGCTCAGTCAGATTATGAGGAGATAAAAAGGGAACTGAG AGTCCTGAGAGCCATGGAGCTGGGTTCCTCGGAGCGTCCTGCAGAACAG GGTTCCCCGAGAGGGCAGGAGGATGGTGGGCAGGACAGAGACGGCGTCCAGAAACAAACGAGTAGCAGAGACCTCAGTG GTTCTGCAGAGAAGCGCCTTCCCGCCTCACCCTCcaccacacctcctccacctgaCCACACCCACTCACAGACTCCACCCCTTTCTCAAGTCCTCCTGAAGAGTAAAGCTCCATCTGAGTCGTCCTGCTCGTTTTCTACTGATTTGTTCAGGCACAGCTTCAGCTCTACTTTTCCTCAAATCTCTGGGAAATCCTCTACCTCGTTCCTCCAGCGGACATTTGGTCAGAATCTGTACAGTGCTGACCCGCATGCGGAGGAGGAATTGGACACTGCTGAAATCGCACGGCAGGTGAAGGAGCAGTTGATGAAGCACAACATCGGGCAGCGCGTGTTTGGACACTACGTGCTCGGGTTATCTCAGGGCTCTGTTAGCGAGATCCTCGCTCGCCCCAAACCCTGGAACAAACTCACCGTTCGTGGGAAAGAACCATTCCACAAGATGAGGCACTTCCTGTCTGACGAACAGAACATCCTGACACTGAGGAGCATTCAGGGACGACAGAGAG gtaaTATCACCAGTAGAATTCGTGTTCCTGAAAGCAGCTCGACTGAATCCCGTAAGTCGATTTTGGATCAGACCAAAAGAGACCTGCAGGGTCACAAAG TTGAAGGCGTCCACTCCTCTTTATCGGATGACAAACTTCCCTCCGTCCTGGACGTCCAACAGGTGGCATCCATTCCCaccatgacctctgacctttccG ACTCGTGGAGAAAGCAGTGGTGGAGCACCATACACTGTGAACAGCacaaagacacagacacgcagGAAGACACAGAG GCTGGCAACATGGCGTCGGAGATTCCTGTTTCCTCTCAGGATTACTGGAAGGATCAGTCGAGCACAGAGTCTTCATTTAGCAGGAGGTCAGAACAAAATCTTCAGATGTCCAACACAAATGAGACGCCTCACAGCAGCCCAGTGCTACCTTCCTCTTCGTCTTCTTCCTCCTCGCTGCAAACAAAGCAAATGAAAGCCACGATGACGCCGCTTACATCCGAGCAGTACGAACGATTCATGTATCTGGAGGTGGATACGGTGGAGCTCACGCAGCAGGTCAAAGAGAAACTCGCCAAGAACGGCATCTGCCAAAGAGTGTTCGGGGAGAAG GTTCTGGGCCTCTCTCAGGGCAGTGTGAGTGACATGCTCTCTCGGCCAAAGCAGTGGACTAAACTGACTCAGAAAGGCAGAGAGCCGTTTATACGCATGCAGCTGTGGCTTGAAGGAGAACTACAAGACCCCATGaggg CAGAGACTTCAGTCAGTGAAGTCTCAGAGTCTCCTGGAAGCTCGTCTGAGGAGCTCATTAAGCTTGTTAGGGACCAGCAGGAAGAGGCTGAGCCTGAGTCACATGACACGGCAGTCAGAATGCAGGAAGTGGCAGTCATGCAGCTGGAACTCGACACCTACTCCATCAGCCAGAGGGTCAGACAGGTGCTGAGTGATAATAACCTCG gtcagCGTCTGTTTGGCGAGGCTGTTTTAGGTCTGACTCAGGGTTCAGTGTCTGATCTTTTGGCTCGGCCCAAACCGTGGCACAGACTGAGCGTGAAAGGCCGCGAGCCATTTGTGCGAATGCAGCGATGGCTGAACGACACAAACAACATCCACAAACTGAGAGAAAtcaaacacactgagagaaaag tatatctGAAGAGGCGTGTGAGCTCGGTGTGTGAGGACTCTGTAGtggacagtggtgtgtgtgtgggagagtctGGACAGGAGTGTGTTCCTCAGCTGAAGAAGTCTCGGGTCATCATCACTGCACAGGAGAAAGAGGCTCTGAGGAAAGCGTACGAGGAGAAACCATATCCTTCACCAGGAACCATCGAGGAACTCGCACAGCAGCTCGGACTCAAAGCCAGCACTGTCACCAACTGGTTTCACAACTacag GTCTCGTATTCGGCGTGGAATCATCATGGAAGCGGCTGCAGGGAAATCGGACAGCGTCTCCGACACACAGACGAGTGAAGTGCAGGAGCACGCTGAGGACTCCTCCTTCAACTTCCCAGAATCCTCAGCATCACCCGGAGTCCTGAGAGACAGCAGCCTGCGCAGACGCAAAGTCGCCAACCTGAACAGCATCATCCACCGTCTGGAGCAGGCGGCGAGTCGGGACGAGGCCCACGATGGCGACGTGTGTGAGAGTCAGGacgtgagtgtggagtgtgtgaacGCTTCCTCATCAGGGTAA